TGATAAGTATTTTATAGATTGTTTAAAACGGCAAATCAGCATCAGCTTTTCTTGGTGAGATTTGTCACGTTTACTTTTTCACTCTAATTCAAGGAGCACGGCTTTCATTCTTAAATAGTACGTTTCATCTTCTGTGAAACTAGTAAGTCAGTGAAAAATACAGTGTTCAGTGCAGGCTCACCTCATTTTGTGGAGCTTtgcagatactgtgtttttttgTGGTAGCTCTTAAGACAGTTCTTCAACATTTGCACACATGGTGTGTCTGTCACATTTTGatgaaatactttaaaagtttTCAGTGGTGTATTTGTTATGCTtatctgtgatcagtgaccttagttactattgcaaaaagattTAGACTTGCTTAAAGTTCACATGATGGTTAGTACTTCATAGTAATAAAGTGTCTTGATTAAGGTATGTATAGGCAGTTGCTCACTTAATAGATTATGTAACTACATGTGCTGAGAAACCAAAATACCATGTAGCTCTCTTTATTTCAGTGTTGTTGGgtgtggtctggaactgaacctgctGTATCTCTGAGgttgcttctgtttttaaagaTTGCTAGAATGCTTAGGTCAGatagtgaaaataaaagatgagcGTGGTTGATAGGATGCTTCTATTAAACCCTTTCTCCCTGCTTCTTTGAAATTAACTAGTTTGGTATTTGTTACCTTAAGTATATGTGATGACCTTAAAACAGATTTTGTAAGCAGTTTCCAGTACTTAATGAGTATGTTGATAAGACTCTCTTAGGGAATCTCATGCCCTGCTTACCACTGGGAAAGATTATTCTAGAGATACACAGGTACTTGGGGTTTTGCTAACTGTGTTTCAGCTTTTGCTGGCTCTTCTCTGGTGAGACAGCCAAAGCTTAGAGGTACCTGGTCTTTTGTTAATGATTTGGAATGTGGGGTTGAGTAATACTTATAAATTGGAAGGGAGTTGCTGGGGCTGGAGGCTGAGTAGGAGGAGggattcctcagaaaattaaaggaGCAAAGTTAATTGGGAAAGGTGAGGTATCAAAGGTGACATAAGCAGAAAAGGGTATTTACTAAGTGGTAACACACCTGCAAGATTTTTTTATGCCACaatcccttcttttctttccatttgtgcACTTCTGCTATGAATAGTCCTTAAGGTTGGCCTGCCCTTCCTCTAAATCAGGATGATACCTGGTCATCTGGATTGTTTGGAAACATGGTTGGAACTAGTCACAATGACTGGATGATACCCACTGGTTCTCATAATTGGCAAGCCAGTATCTGAACAGGGCTTTCAAAAAGCTTgacagcaacttaaaaaaaagaaaagctgtttATCAAAAATCATAAACGCTAAAAAGTAGGAGAGAGAGAATTATTGGCCCCCTATTGAGGCATCCAAGGGACtcctgaaaatcccttggacagcagggagatcaaaccagtcaatcttaagggaggtcaaccctgaatattcactggaaggactgatgttgacgctctagtattttggtcatctgatgctgggaaagattgaggacaggagaagagggcatcagaggtgagatggctggacagcatcaccgatgcaGTGAACATGAAgttgggcaaattctgggaggtggtgggcagggaggcctggtgtgctaccgcccacagggtagcaaagagttggacactactgggtgactgaacaacggTCGATGTATCATCTAGTTAAAAATTAGAATCTTGTTTTATCTTTACCTTTCTCTACCCACTTGTATTTTAAAGCAAGTCTCAGACATACCAcctgtaaatatttaaatttgagaGACACTTAGATCTTAGTCTCCTCTCAATCAATTTGGTAATTTGACCTCCAGGTCACTTTCTTACAGAGAGGAAATCCAGTTTCCTGGGACCTTTGTGACACAGATTTGTTGACTTAAAACAACCGAAACTTAATCTCTCAGTTCCGTGCCAAACATCCTTGGTTTCCTTGTCTTGGCAGCTGCATCACTCTAGTGTCTCACCTTATCACATGGCCTTCTTGCTTGTCTGTGTCCTCTCCTTTTATAAGAAtaccagtcattggatttaaCTATTTCTAACCAAAGCCATGTTTTGAGGCTCCCGATGAACAGAAAGTTGGTGGAACACTACTCAACCCAGCACACAGTCGTTCACTTTGCAAATCTGTTTGGCTCGTGAGCTCAGGTGGCAAGGAGCACCAGTGTTGGTGGTGACAGGATGCCACTGGTCTCAGTGTTTATTTTGATCACAGGGATTTAGTGACCTGCCCAAAGGATCATGGCCTATGGCCCTTTGACATCACGAGCAACTGACCATGTTAATTCAGTTAATTCAGTTAATTCAGTTAATTCAGTTAATTCAACTCAACCGTTAATTCAGAGAACCTTGATCTTGTTGCTTTGGTGCTCCATTGACTGAGAAGCATCAATTTCGTCTCCACTGTGTAGAAATCAGAAGGTGCCACTCGGGTGCTACAGCTTTCAGGGGATATCaaaacctttttttccctttaatgatTAGGCTTTGTATCTGGAAGAGTATGTTATTTTGGACCCTACTTTTGTGTGCTTTTTGAATCATGAGCAACCCAAAAGGTCAGACTCACACAACTCTAAAACCTCTCCTCAGGGTGTGGGGCGAAGATATGCTCATGTGGTGTTGAGGAAAGCAGACATCGACCTCACCAAGAGGGCCGGGGAGCTCACCGAGGATGAGGTGAGGACAGGGAtcggggctggggctgggcctgggcctgCCTGGAGATGGGGGCTGTCTGGACCTGACCCTTGTCCTGCCTGCCAGGTGGAACGTGTGATCACCATTATGCAGAATCCACGCCAATACAAGATCCCAGACTGGTTCTTAAACAGACAGAAGGACGTGAAGGACGGGAAATACAGCCAGGTGTGTGTGGAGAGGGGAGAGCAGAAAGAAAAGCAGGCTGTCCAGTTGGGACTGGACCTAGGAGACCAGGGCGGAGAACAGCCATCCCTCACTGTCCCCCGTCTGTGCAGGTCCTGGCCAACGGTCTAGACAACAAACTCCGTGAAGACCTGGAGCGCCTGAAGAAGATTCGGGCCCACAGGGGGCTGCGCCACTTCTGGGGGTGAGTGGGGGCCCATTTGTCTGTCCTTAGACTCCCAGGGGACTCGCATGCCCCGTCTTTTCCCAGATTTGCTTGATATGGTGAGTAACCTTTGTCTTTTCTCCCTGCAGACTCCGTGTCCGAGGCCAGCACACCAAGACCACAGGCCGCCGTGGTCGCACTGTGGGTGTGTCCAAGAAGAAATAATGTGTGGGCTTTGTGTTAATAAATAGTTTATACAGTTAACGGCTTCCGTCTTGTGGTTCTTTGCGTTTTTCTGGAAACTCTGATAGGGAATATGCTTTCACACCGGGCCCTGTTGGTCATTTTTCACACTCGATTGATGTCCCCACTCAGCTGCCCAGACCTTGTCTTGGTCTTTGTGTCCTCGCTGCGCTCGGCTTCTCTTTAGTTGTGAGCATGGCtgctcattgcagagcacaggctccgcgGCACGGTAGTGTGTAGGCACCGAAGTGGTGGTCCCTGGGCTCAGTTGCCCTAGGGCATGCGGCATTCCGGGACCTGGGGTGGGgtctgtgtcccctgcgttgacaGGTATATTCTAGAGAGCTCCCAACACTCTTGGTCTTGATTAAAGCTATGCTGTTGCCACACCCCCTTACCAGAAGCAACCTTTTACCTATTGGTGCCACTCTCCAGGTGGGTAGAGGGAGGAGCTGCACATTCACCCTCGAGGGGGCGCTCTCGGACATTCTAAGGCCCGGCTTCCCCTTGCTGGCTGGCGGGGTGTTGGGGCTTGCGCAGGTAGCTGAGCCTAGCCAGCGGCCGGTTAGGTGAGTATCTGCGTATTGACCGCCGTACGTCTCCGAAGGCTGGAGATGCTGGTGTTGGTGACCTGGAAACGTTGAGCCCCGCCGCgcgggggtgggtgtggggaggcGCCGGCCGCACGGCGTCCGGCCGATGTGGCCGAGGCCCGCGGATCCAAACCCGCTTCCCGTTTTGGGCAAAGACCCCGCTTGCGCACCCCCCGCTCCCTCCAGTCTGTGTTCCGCCAAGCGCGCAGCCGCGGAGCTTCCGGCGGGGGCTGCGCACGCCACGCCTTCCGGCGGGGAGGGGCGGCGAGCGGAGACGGCCGGCCATGGAGCCGGGCCTTGTCGGCCGCGCCGACCAGGTAACGTCCCCGCGGGCCCCGCCGCGAGGGCAGCTTAGGGCGTCGGCACCGGCCGCCGCCCCGTCCCGGGGGTGGCTCGCTGCAGGCCGCTGTCTGAGAACCGCGCTCCGCGGCCTCTAACCACGCCCGGTCTCTCCCCCCAGGTGCCCTCTGGCCGCGCCGCACCATGCGCCCCGGCTTGTCCCGGCGCCTGCTCCTGGCCGCCCTGCTGCTCCTGCTCGTCTGGACCCTCTTTGGGCCCTCCGGCCTCGGGGAGGAGCTGTTGAGCCTCTCCCTGGCCTCCTTGCTCCCCGGCCCGGCCTCGCCCGGGCCGCCCCTGGCCCTGCCCCGCCTCCTGATCCCCAACGAGGCGGCGTGCGGCGCGCCCGgcccccctcccttcctcctgatCCTGGTCTGCACCGCCCCGGACAACCTGAACCAGAGAAACGCCATCCGGGCCTCCTGGGGCCGCCTGCGCGAGGTCCGCGGGCTCAGGGTGCAGACTGTTTTCCTGCTGGGAGAGCCCGGCTGGGGGTCGCGCGGGAGCGACCTGGTGTGGGAGTCGGCGGCCCACGGGGACATCATGCAGGCAGCCTTCCAGGACTCCTACCGCAACCTCACCCTCAAGACCCTCAGCGGGCTGAGCTGGGCCGACAGACACTGCCCCACGGCCCGCTACATCCTCAAGACCGACGATGATGTGTTCGTCAACGTCCCCGAACTGGTGTCGGAGCTGGTCAGGCGGGGAGGCCGCTGGGAGCAATGGGAGACGGGCGTGGGGCCCCCGAGAAAGGCGAAGGCTGGAGATGAGAAGTGGGACGGAAGCCCCACCTTGGGGAGCCAGCCAGTGCCTCTCTTGTACTTGGGTCGCGTGCATTGGCGGGTGCAGCCCTCTCGGTCACCGGGAGGCAAGCACCAGGTATCGGAGGAGCAGTGGCCTCCCTCCTGGGGCCCCTTTCCCCCCTACGCCTCAGGTACGGGCTATGTGCTATCAGCTTCTGCTGTGCAGCTTATCCTGAAGGTGGCCAGCCGGGCACCCCTTCTGCCCCTGGAGGATGTTTTTGTGGGGTTAAGTGCCCGCCGAGGAGGCCTTGCCCCAACCCACTGTGTCAAGCTGGCTGGTGCCACCCACTACCCCCTGGATCGGTGCTGCTATGGGAAATTCCTTCTGACATCGCACAAGTTGGACCCCTGGGAGATGCAGGAAGCCTGGAAGCTAGTGGGTGGCTCTGATGCAGAAAGAACTGTACCTTTCTGCTCCTGGCTCCAGGGGCTCCTGGGCATCCTGCGATGCCGGTTAATAGCTTGGCTTCACAGCTGAGAGGGCCTGGGCGCCCAGGAGAGGGGTGTGGAATGGAGGGTCCAgccagcacccccccccccacctttctTTCTCCCAGGCCCAAAGCAGGAGCGCTAGTTGGCTGCAGCTGAGCAAGCTGCTCCACACAGGTGCTCGGGCTGTCACTGAAGACTGAGGGTCACAGGAGGGACCTAGGGGGCTGCCTGGCCTGCCAGCCCCAGAGATGGTCTTCAGGAAGAACCACACACGCTGGCTTGTTCTCTCCAGCCATGGCAGGGGAGGGGCATAGGCCCCTCAATAAacttgtcttttttcttctttgagtgTGTGGTCCAGGACTCTCAGAACACAATCCTGGGAAACCCAGAGGCTACCAGAGCCTGCTGGTGGGGAAGGCCATCTCCAGGGACTTGGAGCATACCTCTCCCTGGAGGAAGGCCTTAGGGAGCTGGACGAGGCCACAGCGCCCACAAGACGGGTGGGGCcagaggggagacacagcccctcACGTCCAAGAGTAGCCCCAGGGTGCACGCAGGCAGGGGACAGGTTCACGGGATGATTGAGACACGGTATCCAAAAGTCCACGTTCCTTTTTAATAccgaccaccccccaccccaggaaccAGCTGTCCTCCCCAGGAGGAAGGGggctccctgctccctcctcatTCCAGGGACGGGTAATTCCCCACAGGTGGGCGTGGGGAGAGAATGTTTCTCCCGGGTCCGGGAGCCTGACTCAGCGCACGAATCTGTCCAGGGCCGACGGCCGGGCCCCCGTGGGCTTGGCCTTCTCTTGcttctgcagctgctgctccaggcTCTGGCGGATTTTGTCCTGGGTAGGGAGAGACAGGTGAGAAGTGGCAGGTGGATGAGGCCAGCGGGGCCAGCAGGAGGGCGTTCCCCTTGGGATGCCCAGCCCGCCCCCGGTGCCCGCTCACCCTGTGCTCCTGGTCCATgaccttcctcttcctctttaccAGACTCGCGGTTGAGCTGCGACCTTTCTGCTTTGGCTTTGGCTGGAAGGGAGCCCTGGCATCGGGATCGTAGCCctgaggaaggggaaggaggtgAAAGCTGCAGCAGCCTCTGGGGCAGGGAGCTGTGCTTCTGAGGATGCAGTGGGGATGGGACGTGGTGGGAAGGGGCGCCCGGGCCCTCGGAGCCCCGCTCCGTACCAGCCTCTCTGCCCGTTCCTTCTTTGCCTGCTCCAAAGAGATGACATCGACCTCTGCCAGGGCTCGTGGATCCAGACAGATGAGCTCGGCGGGCACCTGGATGCAACACAGAGGGACGGACGGGTAAGGATCCACAGGAAGGTGACACCAAAGAGGGACAGAAAGCAGAGGCACTGCTGAAATCCTTTCTTCCTAAgacccccccgccccagcccgcgGGGGCGCAGGCGCATCCTCACCTTCTCTAGCAGCGCCTTCACCTCCCACTCCTGCCGCTGCTTCCGGCTCCTGTATGGGTTACTCTCCAGGCCGTCGAAGTTGGGTTCGGCAGCCCCTGGAGGGAGAGGGGGCACGTGGAACTATAACAGGAACCTGCTCCAGCGTGACAGGAGCCCCCTGCTGTCTCAGGGTCCAGCCCACAAAAGCCTCCATTTCGAGGTCACCGCTTggagccccagccctgcctgctcACCAGGGACCAGCATGCTGGTGATGCCCCCGCTGTGCCCCACTCCCAGCACATCCTCATAGGGGCAGAACTGAAGGCCGTGCACGTGGCCCGAGAGCCGGTGCGTGAGGTAGGGCTGCTCCAGGGAAGGAGGGCTGGCCTTGCCCTGTCCTGCCCAAATGTTGACCACATCGCCCATTCCCGCTGCCAGCAGTCCCCGCTGGGAGAACGCCAGGTGCCCTGCACCTTGGGGCAGGGTCCGAGCGCTCAGAGGCTGGAACGTCCCTCGCAGGTCGAAGACCTTCAGCTGGTGGTCCAGGCCAGAGGTGGCCATGTGCCTGGGAGTGAGAGAGGGAAGTTAATCACAGCATGAAGCATCAGGTCTGCTGGGGGAGAAGATGACTGATAAGGACggaaccactaccaccaccacctcttttcatttcccttttacAGAGAGGAAACTGAAGTATTGGGGTGAGTGGTGGAGCTAGAATTCAAGTCAGAGCTGTGTCTTTACTGTCTTTTCTCACCACATGTGAATGAAAGGGAGGATGCATGTGACAATCTACACTCAGGTGTGAGGTCACATCACACAGACAGGCAGCCCAGCAGTCAGCAGAGGGAAAGGCTGATGGCAATGGTCAGGGAGGGCTTTGTGGGACTTGAGCCATTCTAGGTAATAATCAAGAAAGCACAAGAGGAttgcttctcagccttttggctaagatcaagtgaaGAAAGcacaagagggcttccctggtggctcagtgctggAGAATCTCCCTGCCgatacaggagacaagggttcagtccctgatttgagaagatcccacatgccgcggagcagctgggcctgtgctctagaacctgggagtTGAGCCCACATGCCCCAATTACTGAGACCCTCGTGCCCTGAAGCCCATGGTCCGCAAGAGAAACCACcgaatgagaagcctgctcaccgcaactagagaaaagcccacgcagcagtgaagacccagcacgggcAAGGATAAAAATAGAAAGCACAAGGAGCAATTTAAAGATTGTAGCTGAAAACTGAAAAGGTTTAAATGAAACTCACTTTAAAAAAGCGtaagaaacagagacacacagcaggtttaaataaatgaacatcACACTGTGGACACAGGAAGATGGAAATGAGTTTGTTTTCCCGGCTGGTGGAATATGGCCAGGCGGGGACAAACTGCAGAGGCTCCTGAAGGTCAGATGGGAGACCGACAGTCCCCAAAGTGGCTCTCTGGCAGTGACAGGCCAAAAGGTGGAGGCTGCATGGACCCGAGAAAACCTTAGAAAGCAAGGAAGTGATGCGCTAGAAGGCCCCTTTCGCTAGAAGGAGGAAGGGCAAGGTTGGTGaccagatcctctggagaaagggacttgcctggtggcccagtggttaagaatcagctttgtaatgcagaggacacagattcgatccttggtctgggaactaagatcccacatgccatggagcaaccaagcctgctCAGTACAACTAGAAAGGTCCTATGTGATACAGCTAAGACCCTATatagttaaattaaaaaagaattgtcAAAAGTCCTCTTAAGAATGTGTGTACCGCATAAGACATTTACTTTCAGAGACTGGAGTTTCTATGGATATTCAAGTTGCTCAGAGATGCTGAAGGGTGGCCAGCCAGGTCAGGGCATGTCTGTTTGGCAGACGCTGAAGACTCACATTTTAACCTTGACTGTGAGCCCAGGAAGAAAACACTAAGGCGCTCCTCTGAGCAGAGACTTGGCCTGTGATGGGACTGATGCAAGACCTAGCTGGATACCTGTCCTGACAAGACAGACAGGGCCCAGCTCCACCCGAGGGAGAGGTCATGAGCACAAACCAGGACTTGCTGAGGGCTCCTGGGACACAGGTCACAGCCTTCACTGGGCCAACAACTCAAGGGCACCCGCTGGCTCCTGCCCCCCACACCCACCTCTGGAAGCCTCTGTGCAGACACCCACCTGGTAGCCAGATGGGCATCCAGACCATGCCACCATCCTACTGAACTTGCAAGAAACAGATCAACTCTGAGGGTCCAGTCCAATCCTAATGCAAGCTTCCAGGAAGCCTGCTGAGGATGACAGCCCGCGGCATCTCTGGAGCCCCTGTGGCCGGTCTGAGGCAGCCCTGAGGAGGACCAGAGCTACACGAGTGGGCCCAAAGTCAAGAACCAGAGCTGTTTGGCATTGGGCTGTTGGCCAAACCTCTGTGAACAACTGACGGAGCCTTGAGCAGAAGCAGCTGACCTAGGCAGCCCAGGGAAGGCCAAGTCCAGCTTGGGTCCAGGGGCCCATAGAAGGCAGAAGGCCCTGGAAGAGGCCCCCACTCTCCTAGATCCAGACTGGCACAGACC
This genomic interval from Bos taurus isolate L1 Dominette 01449 registration number 42190680 breed Hereford chromosome 23, ARS-UCD2.0, whole genome shotgun sequence contains the following:
- the B3GALT4 gene encoding beta-1,3-galactosyltransferase 4 isoform X1, yielding MRPGLSRRLLLAALLLLLVWTLFGPSGLGEELLSLSLASLLPGPASPGPPLALPRLLIPNEAACGAPGPPPFLLILVCTAPDNLNQRNAIRASWGRLREVRGLRVQTVFLLGEPGWGSRGSDLVWESAAHGDIMQAAFQDSYRNLTLKTLSGLSWADRHCPTARYILKTDDDVFVNVPELVSELVRRGGRWEQWETGVGPPRKAKAGDEKWDGSPTLGSQPVPLLYLGRVHWRVQPSRSPGGKHQVSEEQWPPSWGPFPPYASGTGYVLSASAVQLILKVASRAPLLPLEDVFVGLSARRGGLAPTHCVKLAGATHYPLDRCCYGKFLLTSHKLDPWEMQEAWKLVGGSDAERTVPFCSWLQGLLGILRCRLIAWLHS
- the RPS18 gene encoding small ribosomal subunit protein uS13; its protein translation is MSLVIPEKFQHILRVLNTNIDGRRKIAFAITAIKGVGRRYAHVVLRKADIDLTKRAGELTEDEVERVITIMQNPRQYKIPDWFLNRQKDVKDGKYSQVLANGLDNKLREDLERLKKIRAHRGLRHFWGLRVRGQHTKTTGRRGRTVGVSKKK